In one Lycium barbarum isolate Lr01 chromosome 7, ASM1917538v2, whole genome shotgun sequence genomic region, the following are encoded:
- the LOC132603989 gene encoding truncated transcription factor CAULIFLOWER D-like isoform X2 — translation MGRRKVEIKRIQDKNSRQVAFCKRRKGLLKKAKALSILCDVDVAAVIFSNSGRLHEFSNANSVTGILQRYKSHVEAEKEISAEIQVAEHSKYSRFMTVGELLQRTERQLEETNADGLTVTDLIHLENELQTAIIQIRSRKEKQLLEENKFLEDNIARIKKNRKKMATDFTDLPPPHIICGQQRVTLNFF, via the exons atggggcgaAGGAAGGTAGAAATAAAGAGAATCCAAGATAAAAACTCTAGGCAAGTTGCTTTTTGTAAACGAAGAAAAGGCCTATTGAAGAAAGCCAAAGCACTCTCAATTCTGTGCGATGTTGATGTTGCTGCTGTTATCTTCTCCAATAGTGGCAGGCTCCACGAATTCTCCAACGCTAACAG TGTGACAGGGATACTTCAACGATACAAAAGCCACGTCGAAGCAGAAAAAGAGATCTCAGCAGAAATCCAGGTCGCAGAG CACTCAAAATACTCAAGGTTTATGACAGTGGGAGAACTGTTACAAAGAACAGAAAG GCAACTTGAGGAAACTAATGCTGATGGTCTCACTGTGACTGACCTTATCCATTTGGAAAACGAACTTCAAACAGCTATAATACAAATCAGATCCAGAAAG GAAAAACAGCTGCTAGAGGAGAACAAATTTCTGGAGGACAAT ATAGCTAGGATCAAGAAAAACAGAAAAAAGATGGCTACGGATTTCACTGACCTTCCACCACCCCACATAATTTGTGGACAACAGAGAGTGACTCTCAATTTCTTCTAG
- the LOC132603989 gene encoding agamous-like MADS-box protein AGL70 isoform X1, with protein sequence MGRRKVEIKRIQDKNSRQVAFCKRRKGLLKKAKALSILCDVDVAAVIFSNSGRLHEFSNANSVTGILQRYKSHVEAEKEISAEIQVAEHSKYSRFMTVGELLQRTERQLEETNADGLTVTDLIHLENELQTAIIQIRSRKTNMMLESVKGLHQKEKQLLEENKFLEDNIARIKKNRKKMATDFTDLPPPHIICGQQRVTLNFF encoded by the exons atggggcgaAGGAAGGTAGAAATAAAGAGAATCCAAGATAAAAACTCTAGGCAAGTTGCTTTTTGTAAACGAAGAAAAGGCCTATTGAAGAAAGCCAAAGCACTCTCAATTCTGTGCGATGTTGATGTTGCTGCTGTTATCTTCTCCAATAGTGGCAGGCTCCACGAATTCTCCAACGCTAACAG TGTGACAGGGATACTTCAACGATACAAAAGCCACGTCGAAGCAGAAAAAGAGATCTCAGCAGAAATCCAGGTCGCAGAG CACTCAAAATACTCAAGGTTTATGACAGTGGGAGAACTGTTACAAAGAACAGAAAG GCAACTTGAGGAAACTAATGCTGATGGTCTCACTGTGACTGACCTTATCCATTTGGAAAACGAACTTCAAACAGCTATAATACAAATCAGATCCAGAAAG ACAAATATGATGCTTGAATCTGTTAAGGGTCTTCATCAGAAG GAAAAACAGCTGCTAGAGGAGAACAAATTTCTGGAGGACAAT ATAGCTAGGATCAAGAAAAACAGAAAAAAGATGGCTACGGATTTCACTGACCTTCCACCACCCCACATAATTTGTGGACAACAGAGAGTGACTCTCAATTTCTTCTAG